gtagttgacttcgatttattggtaggattttagggaagtgtggttcatttgtaaaagaGATTGCATGTAGGACACAAATGTGACGTGTTCATGAGTACTGCTTGAggttttgggatctgtaccagattggattaaaggaaaacatcaaagcatttcagaggcaggctgctagattcatTACTGGTAGGATCTAATAACACagatattacagagatgcttcaggacgTCAAATGGTAATCTCTACAGACAAGGCGACATTTTTTTCAAGGagggctattgagaaaatttagagtgactgcagaatgattctactgctgcctacatacatttcatgtaaggaccacaaaggtaaggTATGAGAAATTAGGCAGGACACACTTCAAAATTGTAGTTAAACTTCACCACCACAAGCATAACACTACAGGGTGTGTACTGGCAATACCTAATATCTTGTTGCAGCAATGGGTGGGAAGCATTGCATATACCTGggtcttgccacccacctggcataaattcagtctcagcatttcttctcaaCAATAATTCCTTTCTTTATCCCCTtctaattttcttttacttctgaTTTCTGAGCTGTCATGTGTTCCTGCTCCCCTCAACTCTATTGTGTATAATGCACTTGCCTTTCTGCACTTAAATCTTGGCACAAAGTTCATCATTAAACTGTGCCATAATTACCCTAGCTTTTTATCTTTAAGCTTTcatattttcaaatctcatccagtcccTGTCAGTCAGTCTTTCCTTAACCCGGATATGAATTATTGTACTGAACAATAGTTCTCCCAAAGGCTCTGGTGtatctggcttcatattaaatattttttccccattgatttattacacattgtcatccacatgttacggaatctacatctacatgactactctgcaattcacatttaagtgcttggcagagggttcatcgaaccacaatcatactatctctctactattccactcccgaacagcgagcgggaaaaacgaacacctaaacctttctgttcgagcattTTTCATTTGAGGTTTTGATAGCATTTTTATTTCTCATGTTGTATTTGTGGTTAAAATTATTCTCCTGTAATAACATACATCTGCTATACATGAAGATTACAGTTTTGTAAATGTGTGTGAAGTGAACAGTTAGGTcttgtaatgggggggggggggggagaggagaggagagggggggagagagagagagagagagagagagagagagagagagagagagagagagagagagagagagagcgcaagcaTTATGTTGTGCAGTACATCTGCATCTGAATTTTCTTCTGTACTTTCAGTATTGAAGATACACTATTTGAACCTAAAAACATACCTAATGACAGTTTCAAATTACTtgtatgcagtttgtttttgtgcATCTTTTTAGAATTTTACAGTATTTGCCTCAAAAATGTAAAACCATGTAATGTATTTGGTAAGACATCAATAAATGTATTCCAGCTCAAGCTGCTGGAAATTATCAGTGCTAATAGCCTCTTTCCAGAAGGATTCAGATGCAGGCTAGCTTTGTGTGATGAAGTGAGATGTGatgtttacaaaaatgtgtgtAACAACTCTCCTCCGAGTGACACTAAGCCTTGCATAAATGTATCTCTTGTTGAGGTCTTATCCTGGAGTATGCTGATAAATTTTTTGTAAATTGTCGAATTTTTAGAATGATTTAATACTAAAATGTTGGACTCAATGTACAGAGTTATAGTGAACAACACATGGCTTTTTGTGAATAAAGTAGTTAAGTGGATGGCAGATCAGTCTTGCACGAAATGTTTGAATCTGCCCTGGAGTGTTTGCAAATTTCATGTACTTACCCTTGTATGTTTGTGTTAGCAGTTTGGAACATCCTATTCCTTGGATTAAAATAATACTTTTAGACCTGAAGTGCCTTATCTTGTGAAACTGTTCGCCACTCTTGCCAAGGATTTATCAGTGCTAGAagtaaacgaaagaaaatttcTTCCAGAAAACTATTGAAGTTCTATTttaatttgagactttactcaatcTGGGGCCTGAGTTACATGCACTGAAACCTTTCCCAACCCATTACTCTCAGAAGTTAATATGCTGTCAGTATAAAGAATTGCACTTCTTGAATATAAGTACAGACCACCATattgtattttctgaaagtaaattttgcttttcatgcagtttatttttattcatatttttgcttAAATAAAGCAAAACTAAATTTTAACAACTGGGTAAGACCAAAATCAGAAGTGTTCTGGAAAGTGCTCTGGTATTTAGCCAGGACTATGTAACAgcaacacacccacacccacacattccaaatacatattACACTACAGAAAGGTGAATTTCTGTCTTTCTGAAGTTTGGTTCAATCTAACACATTCAAACCATACTTTCATAATTTCATTGTCTTAAGAAGTACACTTTTTTCTGAGTACAGTATGTTGAAATAAATTATGGACTACTGTGGAATAATGGCAGACAAACTATGGTGCCTCAGTCCTAACTTTGACTGCCATAACATACCTGCATTTAACAATGCATACTCCTTCAGAGCAGAAAATCGTAGTCAGTCCTTCACTTGTCTCCCAGTTGCagatggggagggagggaaggaaggacacTTCGAAAGAGGCACCATGTCGTATTTaaataaaggaaaacatttatTTATGTACAAATTAAATATACACTTTGTGGCATACGTATAAAAAATCTGGTCCTCTGGTTTTCACAAAACCATCTTctgtgaaaaatatttacaaaaacatatgttttgtaccatttcagtcTCATTTTTATGTCCTCAGCACACTGAAGCACATCCCAGACACACAGGCATTTTGAAATGTCTCAGATTTACTTCACCCTGATTCTGGTAATCTGAAATTTGGGTTAGGTGTCTGCCAGTTCGTAGCTGAAGGGCCAAATTTGTACACGAGCCGCCTCCCCAGAACAGGAAGAAGAACTTTGCTCTTGTAGTAATACCTAGAAGGTAAGGTTTTCATTAAAACTTCACATGATTTTAACAATCTTTTTACATGTGTCAGCAGCATTTGTAAGGTTATGTTGCAATGCAATGAATTTCATGTTAGCAATGAGTTAGGCATGCAGTGCAAAAATGAAGTTATCTTCATTACAAAACAATGTTATTTAACACATGCATTTGTAATTTAGTGGCCTTTTTATAATATTGCAGAAAGCACTTTAAGCAAACAGCATTAACAGCTTATCTGTTGTGAGCTGCtgtaaaattcaaattttcatgCCTAATCTCTTCTTAACCCCCACCCCCCACATACAAGTCGTGTTCATAACATGTACTATCAGTATCTTTATTTTTCCACACACCAGCTGCACATTCATTATTCCCCTAAATTAGAACTAATTTTACCTCAGAATTTTACAGCCCACCAGAAGCTGATTAGCAATCTTTGACAAAGTTTGTTTAGTAGGCATGTTTCTGCTGGAGGCAGTCCCCCATTGTTATTCAAGAAACCAATCAAGTATGCAAAAGAGTTGACAGGAGCTAGTGTAACACCTTCAGAATCTATCATTTTGAGGGGCAATGTCTTTAAAAAATAGACCCATGAATGACTAGGAATATCTTTCACTCATTGAGATGTAGTTTTCTACCAATTCATCTCATTCGAAGCAAATTTTAGTAATATATTGCACaacagaaacactgaaattttaaaaacaatCTGTTTTATGTTCACCACTTGTCTCTGTGCTGCTTAGAAACAAGTAGTGATTTGTTTGCTGTTTTGGAAACACTGGATGTCATTTAAGGTTGCAATGTGCTGCAGTACAACAATGGGAACATTAATTTGTGCATTTGTAGTAGGGGCTAATTGGCctgaaatatgaacacattttgttcATTAAGGAGAAGTCTACAAAGTGCAGGCCTTCAAGACAGTCAATTCTTGGTAGACAACCATCAACAAGTTTTTGTGAGTATCCAAGGTTTCTGCAGTTGCTTGGAGGGGTAAGGGGGATGCTAAAAGAAAGTGGCAGCCAAAATTATGCAGCTAGCTTCATTCTGGGAATACTCAGCACTTTCTAGCAAGGTATATATGTTAATCGTGTACCTGGGACACCAGGCACCACCAGCAGAGAACCTCAAACTGTTCAATAACACTAATGACcaaaataacaaattttatttttcctcatATTATCATTGTGTTCTATTTGTCAATTTTGCCTGCAAGGATTACAATTGTTGTGAAGTCATACCAGTAGCCTTTGATGAGAAATGAATGAGAAAAAGTTCTGCAGTCAATGGGGGAAAACCTGCCAGTATAAGAATGTTAGTTTTCTCAACTGCTGTATTTACCTTAAATCTTGTGCTCTTAATTTGAACTCTTACACTAGCCCTCTACTACAGTTTCAAAGACTGACTACTTTCTTGTAGCAGGCAGCTTATGTTTGTGTTTACCTGCAAACTAGGGAAATGTGGCATTAGATCATTTCTTCAACCTATAAATACTCTATTTGGAGAATGACTTATACTTTGAGTAGTTTTGTGATTTTTGGGAACAACTATATTGGGGCACACAAAGAGAGAACTTTACAGATAAAATATTGTAATCTACACCCAGAAAGGtaagtctctgaacagtcaaacaacATCGTCTATTCTGTAGGCTAAAGATATTTGAAAAGTCACAAAACAACCTGACTACTGATTGTGCGAACACAGTCAAGAGAGATTAAGACAGTGTGCAATATCTGCAACACTTATCAAGGGGTAAGTCTCATTTGATTATGTACAGCATTTGCTAATGCACATTAGCACTTTATCACAAGCTCAAGTACCCTAGAGTACTTTTCGTAAAGCTAGCAGCAAGCACAGAAGCACTTTTATCATCTGGGAAGTAAGTGCTTCTTTACCCTGTCATTTCCACCATAGTCTTTAGCAGTCTTCCAAATTGCAGCATGGCCAAACTTATAAACCAGTCTCTTTGGATATTGACCTGTTTTTGGCACAGGTTCAAGAATACCAGAGGCATAGTAATTCCTAGAAAAAGTTTAATGAAGGATTTATTACGTTTTGTTTTACATCTGAATACCCCACGTAAAAATGTACTGTCACCTGAAAATTCACTTTCTCTTAAAGAAGCTGAGAAACCAAAAACATTACATTACCAAGTAAATACTAAACAAATTTCAACCACACATGCATAACTAAGTATTTCACAGACCAGAAATAGCTATAATGAGTAACAGTCATACTGGACAGCAAGGTTTCAATAATTCCAGTGAAAACAGTACTGCTCGTTTCAACGAAACTGCAAATTCTTGGTAGCGTGCACTGTTAAGATGAAAAATTTCTCCATGCCAAATTGTGAAAGGAAGGAAAAAACATGCAAAGCACTACAAATTTAGCTTAGTATCAATAAACCCAATTTTACATGCCAGTAAACCAAACAATTAGACTAgcaaattttattaaatttctacTCTTTGAGCAAATAAAATGTCCAATTTAAACTTACTGCCAGTAGCAAATTTTCTATCTATGTCTGCACTTCACAAATTCTTATTCAGTGATCTGCATGGGAGAGGCAGCAGAATTGTTACAGACTACTCCAATagtgggactgctcaggaggatatTAGGAGAAATAATACAAGCATTCCAGAAGATGGATTGAGGATTGTGAGACCCCTTTCTCACGAGAGTATTcttcacaaagaaaaattgaaaagttGAAGTCTGATAGGCAATTAGTGATGTGCAGTGGCACAGGACTTCAAGCCAGGTCAATACAGGGTTAGTACAAAATCAAACACGGGCAAAACAGGAGCATGTTTAATAAATAAGATAATAGTAATGcacataagctactatgaacagcatagtgaacatgctGTAGCCCACATAAGTACAAAGACAACACCCATTACCATAGTGCAAGTTCATATGCTGACACTAGATTAAGAAGttaaaagaatgtatgatgaaattaaaaaattatccaggccattaagtgagatgaaaatttaaattcggTGGGGAACTGGATGGAAATCCACAATAGGAAATGACAAGGAAGAACAGCAGGAGAACActggtggaaaggaatgaaagaggaagccatctggtataaTTTAATCATTACTAATACTTTAAGAACCATTAAAAGCAGGTTGTTTATGTGGAAGATATCTAGAGACACCAGTTGGTTTCAGATAGGTTACATAATGTTTAAGATAAATTCCAAAATCAGTTTTTAAAATGCAAATCATttgcagaggcagatgtggactgaccataaTTCAATGGTTatcagctgcagattaaaacttaagaaatcacTGGAAGGTAGGAAATttgggaggtgggacctggataagtttaaATAACCAGAAGTTTGAGATAGTCTAAGGGAGCACTATCATTTCATTGACACATGGTGCAAACAAAATATGACAGAAGGTTGGGTGTCTAAGAGAGAAAAATCAGTGGAGGATCATATAGGCAAAAAGAACAGGCCTTGCAAGTTCAATATATTTGGCATCAGCCAGAATTTCTAACTGGTGAAGCAGCCAAAGTAGAATACAACCAAAaacaaaactggaacagaaaagcagGACTGGGTGgataaaaaatgcaaaattgttgAAGCTTTGATTACTATGACAAAGATTCAGCATTTAGGAAAATTGAAGATGCCTTGAGaggaaagagaaacagctgtatgaatagcTCAGACAGCAAAACATCACTAAGCTaagaaggctcaaatggctctgagcactatgtgacttaacatctaagcaaagaagggaagggtggaatggtggaaggactatatagagggtttatataagggaaacaaacttgaggacaatattacagaaagagaagttGATGTAGCTgaagatgggagatacaatactgccagAAAAATTCAACACAGCACACAAAGACTTAAATCAAAATGaggcctctggagtagacgacAGTCCCAAGGAATTGAGATCACCTGGAGAAACAGCTGTAACAAGTATTCCATCTGGTATGCAATATTTATGGAAcaagcaaaataccttcagacttaaagAAAACTTAATTTTTATTCCAAAGAAGCCAAGTGCTGACAGGTTTCAATATTAAACCAACGAGCAGTTGGGCTTTAATTatttaagaagaatggaaaagctgctaCAAGTCAACATCTGAAGCCTGGTTTGGGTTTCAGAGAAacttaaagcttttgacattgATGATTTTAATTCACACTGAAACTTTGAAGGTGAGAGGGACAAGATACAAGGAGCATAAGGTTATTTACAACATCCATATAAACCAGACAACTTTAAGTGTTTAAGGGCATGAAAGGGACAGTAGTAAGGAAAAAGGGAGTCAGACAAGGTTGCAGTATGTCCCAACATTAATCAATTTGTATTCTGAACAAGTAGTGAAGGAATAAAGCATACATCTGGAAAGGGAATTAAGCAGTGGAAAATATAGGATGAACTGTAACAATATTAGGAAATTAGgaaggatagttactactcaccatatagcaaagattctgagtcacagataggcacagttttttgttgtgcctttctgcaactcagtatcCCTGTTAAATGGTGGTTAGCAACTATCCTTCTCTAATATTGAAAGGAAATTGAAGTTACTTTAAAGTTTGTCAGTAACACTGTCATTCTgtcatacagcaaaggacttggaaaaattgttgaatagaatggatagtgtattgaactgAGGTCACAATATGAatcacaaaagtaaaacaaggatcaGGTAATTATGTGGGAATCTTAAGAATATGAAACACAAAGAAGATcagttttggcagcaaaataactaatgatggccaaagtacagagaatataaaatgcagagtagCAACAGCAAGGAAAAAGATTCTTAAAGAGAAATTTaccaacactgaatataaatttgttTATTCCGAAGTGTAGCCTTGAACTAAAGTGAAACACATAATTAACAGATCAAACAAAAAGAGTAGAATTATTTAAATTGTTGGTACAGAAGCAAGAAGATTGGGTGGGTATTATAATCACTGATGAGGTACAGAATTTGAATATGAAAAATTTATGGAAAAATTTCACTAAAACAAGGAATTGACTGATATGACatatcctaaggcatcaaggagtTGTCAATTTTGCAATGGAGGAATTgtaagagggtaaaaattgtagagagagaccaagacttgactcttaaGTTTACATGAATGAAGGATGCAGCAGTtttgtagagatgaagaggctagctgTGGACAGTCTAGTgtggaaggctgcatcaaaccagtcttcagattgaaacttttacaattgttctGTACAGCTTCTCAGAATCCTAACAAATCTAAGTCTTCCGTTCAACTTCCCTATTaccagttttagtgtttcattgtATTAACTCTTTGTATTTAAATGTGATGAGCTTCAgaagtttacccttaattttagtCTGGTACTATTCAGTCCTCAGTAAAATTATTGTGAATTTTCTACTCCAAAGGGCACTGCCATTTATTACACCCTGGGGAAATGTTTACATGATTTGTTACATCATCCAACGACAATCATTTCCTTCAAGTAACACCTTCAGTGAATGAATGGAATACTACTGGCCGTGCATTATAAATTCACTATGTATactgaaaatattagtggtaaaacgTTTCCTTGTGATACATTGTTAATTTATGTTTGTTACCACAATTCTCTGAAGTGTAATGTACTGTCCTCTGTAATTGTTTTGAAAAGGATGAAACAGTAGGTGCATACAATGACAAAACATGaatctgcaacacatcctaagctGTATCAATGTAATATCCCTGGAGGAGAAAAAGTTCACCTCAGAAGATCAACTGAAGTTCAGGGAAAGACACCAGCAAAAGAAGTCCCCACCCTCAATACAATTTCTTTGTATAAATGTCATTCTACAGGGAGCTGGAAGTAATTTCAGAAAGGTACTAATTTTAAAAAGTACCTGCCATTAATGACATGCCTACCTCATTGCTCGGCTGAGCTTCTCATACGTCATTCTTGGATTTTCTTTGATAGTGCCCCAAAGTTCAGCAACTTTATCACTTCGTACAAATCTAAATACTCCTTCATCGTAATTCTCCCAACATATAAGACTGGGGCAGTATTCTCTGTTCTTAAGGAGATCTCTTATAAACTCCCACAGACGCCCCGTCTTCTTTTCTGCAAGAGAATTAGTTTTCACATTAACAGTAATTAAGACCAACTGTGTTGAAATTATGTTTATAATTACTACAAACATTGGAGAAACAAGCTGACCCACCCACCTTGCTTTCTCCGTATTCCTCGAGATGGAGGAGAGCGCACTGGCTTTCTTTTTGGTTTTTGTTCTTGCCCAATTTGGCTTGAATCTGATTCGCCAtctacaaaagaaataattttacaactTAACTGTTTCGTAGCCCTACAGATAATACTATCACATAAATAAAACTATCAGCATCAACTCAAGACATACTTTTTGCTTATATTACATAATTTATTAtttaaacagaaaagaagaaagactACCCACTCACATGTAGCTGACTGGTGCATGAAACAAAATACAGATCCTTGGTGACAATTTCATTCTACTTGAATATGTGAGGTGGTGTGAAGCAGTGTGTTGACTTATACTAGCCAGTGGCACTTTGAATGCTAAGGAAGTCTAtactgctatttttttctgtgggcCATTTGTCAGCTACACATGATTAGTTGCctaattttttatattgtttaatttcagctttttaaaaattaaataattaccaGAACAGGTACTGCCGTAATTTCTGTTTTGGATCTCAACATAATTGACAGTTGGCTCTGCCTCTGTGGACATGTCACACCTTATGTTTTGTATTGGGGGCAATGCTGAAATGgtgagaaacttcattgaagtctatCAGTgagttacatttaattaaaatacaATTTTAGTATCATTTGCTACGAAGTTCTATACAATTCATTTAATTAACAATGCATAGGGTTTTCCAGTATGTGACTAAATAAATTTCacaatgcagaatgagattttcactctgcaatggagtgtgcgctgatatgaaacttcctggcagattaaaactgtgtcccggtcgggcacacagttttaatctgccaggaagttttaaatttcacaatgGTCAATGGGCATATCTTTACATGGTTCAAAGCAACAATATATTTTAACACTTACCAACATTAGGCACATAAGGTGGTGGCATGTTCTTATACTTCTGCAGTGCATCGTAGAGCATAGCACCAAAATTTGGGTCAAGTTGTTCGAACTCTTGTTTTGTCAAAGTACATAAAACTTCTGCACTGATTCTAAATGATTTCATGCAAGCATTTTCATAGTTTTGTCCTCTGCTTTTTAATTCGTGTATGACCCAGTTCATTATATCAAACACTGTCCATGATTTCACACACTTATTCTGCCATTCATGTGCAGGTACTTTGCTGAGATCTGcaagcaatattttgtgaagaTATGTATCAAATGTAATTGTGACCACTTAATCAGATGTTGGTGAACCAATACAACAACGTAAATGTCAAACCTTGTATACACTTGTCCATTATGTCAGGTGGTGGGGTTGGTGCAAACACTGGTTGCCTCAGTTCATATGACTGGTCATTTTCATAACCGAACACACGTGAGTAAAAAGAGACTGGCTCTTCTTCATATATGTGCTGTGATGGccactgaaataaatgaaaattttcttcAGTCTGCACTGCATTCACTATTTCTAAATACAATGCATCTATAAACATTT
This region of Schistocerca gregaria isolate iqSchGreg1 chromosome 7, iqSchGreg1.2, whole genome shotgun sequence genomic DNA includes:
- the LOC126282528 gene encoding ETS homologous factor-like isoform X1, whose product is MDCPLTEPLYQALPDPDYSELVPQSAYTDHYSWHSDWPSQHIYEEEPVSFYSRVFGYENDQSYELRQPVFAPTPPPDIMDKCIQDLSKVPAHEWQNKCVKSWTVFDIMNWVIHELKSRGQNYENACMKSFRISAEVLCTLTKQEFEQLDPNFGAMLYDALQKYKNMPPPYVPNVALPPIQNIRCDMSTEAEPTVNYVEIQNRNYGSTCSDGESDSSQIGQEQKPKRKPVRSPPSRGIRRKQEKKTGRLWEFIRDLLKNREYCPSLICWENYDEGVFRFVRSDKVAELWGTIKENPRMTYEKLSRAMRNYYASGILEPVPKTGQYPKRLVYKFGHAAIWKTAKDYGGNDRVLLQEQSSSSCSGEAARVQIWPFSYELADT
- the LOC126282528 gene encoding ETS homologous factor-like isoform X2, with product MDCPLTEPLYQALPDPDYSELVPQSAYTDHYSWHSDWPSQHIYEEEPVSFYSRVFGYENDQSYELRQPVFAPTPPPDIMDKCIQDLSKVPAHEWQNKCVKSWTVFDIMNWVIHELKSRGQNYENACMKSFRISAEVLCTLTKQEFEQLDPNFGAMLYDALQKYKNMPPPYVPNVALPPIQNIRCDMSTEAEPTVNYVEIQNRNYGSTCSDGESDSSQIGQEQKPKRKPVRSPPSRGIRRKQEKKTGRLWEFIRDLLKNREYCPSLICWENYDEGVFRFVRSDKVAELWGTIKENPRMTYEKLSRAMRYYYKSKVLLPVLGRRLVYKFGPSATNWQTPNPNFRLPESG